Within the Candidatus Reidiella endopervernicosa genome, the region CGTAGTCCACGGGCTCGGCGTATGCGTATCACCGTCTCATCGTTGGGTAAGGTTGAGGTGGTGGTGCCGAAGGGTGTCGCGGCGCGCCATATCGAGCCCTTTGTCGATCAACATCAGCAGTGGATCGCACAGGCGGTTGCCAGGGTCGCCTCAGCGCGTAGCGCCTGTGGTGAGATGCTCAGCGGTATTCCTGAACAGATTGAACTGCGAGCCCTTAATGAGTGCTGGCCGATCGAGCAGCGTGATGGCGAACGATCATCGGCGCGTGAACTGAACGGAAAACTGCTGCTCAGCGGTGCGGATGAGGCGAGTTGTTTTGCGGCGTTACAGCGCTGGAACAGCCGCAAGGCACAGGCGCACCTGCTGCCGTGGCTGGCCGAGGTGAGTCGCGAAATCGATCTTCCCTATAGCGGGGTGACGATTCGAGGGCAGAAGAGTCGCTGGGGTAGCTGCAGCAGTCGCGGCAATATCTCACTTAATCGAAAATTGCTGTTTCTACCCGCTGAGCTGGTTGAATACCTCTTCGTTCATGAGCTTTGCCACACGGTGCACGCCAACCACTCCCGCCACTTCTGGGCGCTGGTCGAGGAGAAGATGCCCGACTATCGAAACCGAGAGGGTAGTCTGCGTGGGGCGATGTGTTACGTCCCACACTGGGCCTGAAACGCTCATCCCGTGCACCATTCGATCGAAGCGAGTTATCAACGGCTAAGACTGCCGATTCTGGAGCTGTTGCAAGAGCATCCAGAGGGGATTAGTGAGTACGATCTGCTCGGTGCGCTTGAGGCAGAGGGTGTCGCCAATATGGGTCGTGCGGCGTTGCGCGATAATCTCACCATGTTTCAGGTCCACTTTCTGCTCTTTCACCTTCTCTATCGTCTACGCGGAGAAGTTCGTGAAGAGGGTGGCTTAGATCTCGTTATCGAGTGTCTGGCCATAAAGCTGTTCAGCACCGAAACGGAAGATAGCGCTACGAATCAACAGCTGCCCGTCTCACATGACCCGCTCGAGGCGTACTATCTCGATCTGCAGAACTTTGAGGCGAGTACCGAGGAGATCGATGCGCTGATTGAGGGGTTCTGGTGTCGTTATGCGGCCATTGATCGACGTGCAGAAGCCTTAGCGGTGCTGGGGCTTGAGATCGATGCAGAGCGAGATGCGATCAAACGACGCTATCGTCAGCTGGCAATGCAGCACCACCCTGATCGGGGGGGCGATAAGGCGCAGCTGCAGATGATCAACGCGGCGATGGCGTTACTGAAAGAGGCGGGTTGAAGCGGTTTCTGCGGGTGGCTAGTCGCGCCGGCGACGTCTGAGGCGGCTGAGGGAAGTACGGTCTAACCACTTGTCGATCATGCCCCAGAACCACTCCTGTAGACGATTAAAGCGTGAGCGCTGCTGCCACTGTTCAAGAGTGATCTCAATGCTCTGGGCAAAGTCCTGTTCGAACAGTTCGGTGACCTTCTGGCTGAACTCGCCATCTTCCACCTCCTGATTAGCCTCCAGGTTCCAGCGCAGGTTCCAACGATCGATATTGCTGGAGCCAACCGAGACCCAGTCGTCGCTCAACATCAGTTTTGTGTGTAGAAAGCGTGGCTGGTACTCGAAGATCCGCACCCCGCTGTGCAGTAGCCGACTGAAAAAACGTCGCCCGGCATGGCGTACCGAAGGGTGGTCAGTCTTTGGACCCGGTAGTAGCAGTCGAACATCACAGTCGCTATCAGCGGCGTAGCGCAGAGCACGTCGGATCTTCCACGGTGGCACGAAGTAGGCAGTTGAGAGCCAGACTCGCTCTCTGGCGTGACGAATATGGTTGATTGCCGAGCGCTTGATCTCCTGCCGTGTTGGTCGTGCCACCGTTACACGCCCGAGCTGGTGTCCACTCTGCGCTGCCGCTGTTGGCAAAGCATATGGAAGTTGATCGCCATGGCGCTGCCAGTTCTGCGTGAAGAGGTCGTGCCAATCATCAACTACCGGGCCCTCAATGCGCACCATTACCTCGTGCCAGTAGTTTTTGTCCAGGCCGGGATCAAAATAGTCGGTAATTCCGGTGCCACCGGTATAGGCAACTTTCGTGTCGATCAGCAGCAGCTTACGGTGGTCACGAAACAGATTGCGACGGTACTTGCCGTAGTGGAGCGGATTGTAGAAACGGAGTGTGCACTTCTCCTGAAGACGTTCACGATCACTGCGCTGCAGTTTGCGTGCACCGAAGTCATCGAGAAGCAGGAAGATGGCAACGCCACGCTCGGCGGCATCACAGAGTAGTTCGATCATCTGGCTGGCGAGCGTGCCCGACTCAAACAGGTAGAGCTCCAGCAGGATGGTCTCGGTAGCGGCCGCGATATCCTTCATCATCGCCGGGAAGAAACGGTTGCCGTCGATCAGCAGCTCGAAGCGATTGCCGCTACGCTGCGGATAGCTGAACTTGCGTGCGCCGTGAATATTCATCTGCTCAGTGCTGCTCAATCTTAATTATGGTTATCGGTCCAAGCATAGCGTCTGCGCGGTGATCGCGGTACCGCCAGAGTGTTTAGAATCGGAGAAACAGCAGGTATCATCCAAGCTCTATAATGATGCT harbors:
- a CDS encoding phospholipase D-like domain-containing protein encodes the protein MNIHGARKFSYPQRSGNRFELLIDGNRFFPAMMKDIAAATETILLELYLFESGTLASQMIELLCDAAERGVAIFLLLDDFGARKLQRSDRERLQEKCTLRFYNPLHYGKYRRNLFRDHRKLLLIDTKVAYTGGTGITDYFDPGLDKNYWHEVMVRIEGPVVDDWHDLFTQNWQRHGDQLPYALPTAAAQSGHQLGRVTVARPTRQEIKRSAINHIRHARERVWLSTAYFVPPWKIRRALRYAADSDCDVRLLLPGPKTDHPSVRHAGRRFFSRLLHSGVRIFEYQPRFLHTKLMLSDDWVSVGSSNIDRWNLRWNLEANQEVEDGEFSQKVTELFEQDFAQSIEITLEQWQQRSRFNRLQEWFWGMIDKWLDRTSLSRLRRRRRD
- a CDS encoding M48 family metallopeptidase, which codes for MTKTAIQPDYDVRRSPRARRMRITVSSLGKVEVVVPKGVAARHIEPFVDQHQQWIAQAVARVASARSACGEMLSGIPEQIELRALNECWPIEQRDGERSSARELNGKLLLSGADEASCFAALQRWNSRKAQAHLLPWLAEVSREIDLPYSGVTIRGQKSRWGSCSSRGNISLNRKLLFLPAELVEYLFVHELCHTVHANHSRHFWALVEEKMPDYRNREGSLRGAMCYVPHWA
- a CDS encoding DNA-J related domain-containing protein, whose product is MHHSIEASYQRLRLPILELLQEHPEGISEYDLLGALEAEGVANMGRAALRDNLTMFQVHFLLFHLLYRLRGEVREEGGLDLVIECLAIKLFSTETEDSATNQQLPVSHDPLEAYYLDLQNFEASTEEIDALIEGFWCRYAAIDRRAEALAVLGLEIDAERDAIKRRYRQLAMQHHPDRGGDKAQLQMINAAMALLKEAG